In Oryza brachyantha chromosome 1, ObraRS2, whole genome shotgun sequence, the following are encoded in one genomic region:
- the LOC102710080 gene encoding neutral/alkaline invertase 1, mitochondrial-like has product MNGQTPMGLAAAAAAAVRPCRRRLLSSATAAAAAGVGAGAGVGGMATPLFPRCPHPHHHPHGRRLPFLASAASQASQQSGQAASPPPAGPVTGDPRAAVSGNLPFFDRVLFPDAFPLETPPAAKEEDDASASAAKAADEELASALRAREETETEREAWRLLRRAVVSYCGAPVGTVAAEDPECTETLNYDQVFIRDFVPSALAFLMRGETEIVRNFLLHTLQLQSWEKTVDCYSPGQGLMPASFKIRAVPLDDNNEAFEEVLDPDFGESAIGRVAPVDSGLWWIILLRAYCKITGDYALQERVDVQTGIKLILSLCLSDGFDMFPTLLVTDGSCMIDRRMGIHGHPLEIQALFYSALRCSREMLVLNDGSKNLLRAINNRLSALSFHIREYYWVDMKKINEIYRYKTEEYSHDATNKFNIYPEQIPSWLVDWIPEKGGYLIGNLQPAHMDFRFFSLGNLWAIASSLTTPKQAEGILSLIEEKWDDLVANMPLKICYPAMEDDEWRIITGSDPKNTPWSYHNGGSWPTLLWQFTLACIKMGRPELARRAIAVAEERLTADKWPEYYDTRSGRFIGKQSRSYQTWTIAGFLTSKMLLENPELASILTCDEDLELLEGCACCLSKKRTRCSRRAAKSHVVE; this is encoded by the exons ATGAATGGTCAAACCCCGAtggggctcgccgccgccgccgcagccgcagtgaggccctgccgccgccggctgctgtcgtccgccacggcggcggcggcggcgggggtgggggCGGGGGCTGGGGTGGGCGGGATGGCGACCCCGCTGTTCCCGAGATGCCCCCACCCGCACCACCACCcgcacggccgccgcctcccgttcctcgcgtcggcggcgtcgcagGCGTCGCAGCAGTCCGGGcaggccgcctcgccgccgccggcgggcccTGTGACGGGCgacccccgcgccgccgtctccgggAACCTCCCGTTCTTCGACCGCGTCCTCTTCCCGGACGCGTTCCCGCTCGagacgccgcccgccgcgaaggaggaggatgacgcctcggcgtcggcggcgaaggcggctgATGAGGAGCTGGCGTCGGCCCTCAGGGCGAGGGAGGAAACGGAGACGGAGCGGGAGGCGTGGAGGCTGCTGAGGAGGGCGGTGGTGAGCTACTGCGGCGCGCCGGTggggacggtggcggcggaggatccCGAGTGCACGGAGACGCTCAACTACGACCAGGTCTTCATCCGGGACTTCGTGCCCTCGGCGCTCGCCTTCCTCATGCGCGGCGAGACCGAGATCGTGCGCAACTTCCTCCTCCACACCCTGCAGCTGCAG AGTTGGGAGAAAACCGTTGACTGTTACAGCCCTGGGCAAGGCTTGATGCCAGCTAGCTTTAAAATTAGGGCTGTGCCTCTTGATGACAATAATGAAGCATTTGAGGAGGTTTTGGACCCTGACTTTGGAGAGTCAGCTATTGGACGTGTAGCTCCTGTGGATTCAG GACTTTGGTGGATTATTTTGCTGAGAGCATACTGCAAGATTACAGGGGACTATGCACTGCAGGAAAGAGTAGATGTGCAAACTGGCATTAAACTTATCTTAAGCTTGTGTTTGTCTGATGGGTTCGATATGTTCCCAACTTTACTGGTCACAGACGGATCATGCATGATAGACAGGAGAATGGGAATACATGGGCACCCACTTGAGATTCAA GCTTTGTTCTACTCTGCTCTACGGTGCTCACGGGAAATGCTTGTTCTGAATGATGGATCGAAAAATCTCCTTCGTGCCATTAACAACAGGCTCAGTGCGTTATCTTTTCACATCAGGGAATACTACTGGGTTGAcatgaaaaagataaatgagATATACAGATACAAAACAGAAGAATACTCCCATGATGCAACAAACAAATTCAACATTTATCCCGAGCAAATCCCTTCTTGGCTTGTTGACTGGATTCCTGAGAAAGGTGGTTATCTCATTGGGAACCTGCAGCCAGCTCACATGGATTTCAGGTTCTTCTCTCTCGGTAACCTTTGGGCTATAGCTTCGTCACTAACTACTCCAAAACAAGCTGAGGGCATACTTAGCCTTATTGAAGAGAAATGGGATGATCTTGTAGCAAACATGCCCCTCAAGATATGTTACCCTGCAATGGAAGACGATGAATGGCGCATTATTACTGGCAGTGATCCTAAGAACAC CCCATGGTCATATCATAATGGTGGATCTTGGCCAACTCTGCTGTGGCAG TTCACATTGGCCTGCATCAAAATGGGAAGACCAGAGTTGGCCCGACGAGCCATTGCTGTGGCTGAGGAGAGGCTCACAGCTGACAAGTGGCCGGAATACTATGACACCCGGTCTGGAAGGTTCATTGGGAAGCAATCCCGATCATATCAGACCTGGACCATTGCTGGTTTTCTGACCTCCAAGATGCTATTGGAAAACCCTGAGCTGGCCTCTATTCTGACCTGTGATGAGGACCTTGAGCTGCTTGAAGGCTGTGCGTGCTGCCTTTCTAAGAAGAGAACTAGATGCTCACGCCGTGCAGCCAAGTCCCATGTCGTTGAGTAA